Part of the Equus caballus isolate H_3958 breed thoroughbred chromosome 5, TB-T2T, whole genome shotgun sequence genome is shown below.
GGACGGTTCCACctacaaaaaaaagtaaaagacatgaatgtaatttttaaaagccataGCTCAAGAGCATAGAgaatattaaattttgaaaaagacaaGGACTTTTTCAAGGTGGAGGTCGAATAACCCCAATTCCAATACATGCACTTAGTATGACCTTAAGCTGACTTAACCAAACCCCAACTTTTGTGTCAATTGCCCTATTACCACACAGGgccaaaaatcaaataaacacgTTAATACAACACTTCCACTCGGTAAGTATTATTTTCTACTCCATTCAAAGATCAAAATGTGAAAGATTAACAGAAAGTAATTCTCTTCTTTAGTTAGCCTAGTAAAGAATGCAGTAACTGGCAGTCACGCTGTACTGGGATAGAATGGGCCACCTCAGTAGCTTCTGAGGCTAATATGTTTCTATCACCACCATTACTTTAGCAAACCTGGTTCCCTTCACTTCTGCAACATCATGCAGAGTTAGTGATCGAGTTTGCACAACTTCACCAAGTCTGAAACAAGGCAGGGAACCCTCCCAACCTCTTTCTCCTCAAGACAAGAGTAAGACACATACCTCTtctttttaacttctttcttAGGCTTCTTCTCATAGACCGGATTCTCTCGTATGGCAGAATGAGCTTTCTTGTACATCTCCTCCATctgaaacaaagcaaagcaaacagtACTTGGTTCCATTTCCTATGTCCTAAACATTAATATAACGTACCATATTCCACTACTCGCTCTGCTTCGTCTTTCTAAGCCAGATTCTCCAAAGGAACTAAACTACGGTGAACGGTGGCATCTGCTTAAATTTCTAAATGTAACCCACCTTTTCCTGAGAAATTCCCAATGTTTATACTGTAGGCAATGTGAATTGATACAATTCACAAAACGCAATCTTCTTCAAGAAGAATCTGCACATATTTCTGAGGGATTTGGCTATACTTCTTGAGACATTCAAGTTTAGAGTAAATTGATTTGTGTAGAAACACATTTTATGCTCATTTAAAATACCATCTGACCTAAATTCTTTCATTCAAGTGAGGATACATgccaaaaaaaagtatttaagatGTTAACACGAATAGTATATGGCGCCAACAAGCAAATGCCAAATTCCTTTGTCCTCCCACATTCCCCAGATTTACATTTTCTACTGGTATCTGATAGGTCTTTCAAACCTAGTCTCAGTATTACATACCAGGGACCTCTTCTATCAACTACTATGAGTCACTACTATCTGACAGCAATATTAGGCCTCTGTGCAACCAGAAAGAGGTGTGAATTTCCCGAGAAAACCCTGAAAGGCTTTCCAGTTAGACATGTTAATGAGAATTTTGTTCTAAAACTCACCAAAAAACAATGTTGCAACTCTCTGAATTGTTTCAATTACCAGCTCCAAATAAATGACTACTGATTTTTGTGGAAGATCGAGTCATGAAGAATAGCTATGAAATGCCTGAGTGTTCATTATCAAAAGCTAGTAACAATTACAGCCCCCTGAAGAATGAGTCAAGGTAATGCAGGCCTCTAAAATTACTCATTCAATGTGGAAAAAATGTGATTACTACATGCATTTGTATAAAGCTTAGCAAaggaaaataatgcaaaattttTCACCGCATTTCTACCTAAATCCCTTTTGAAAGTTAATTTCTCTATCTCTTTTAGCACTCTATTACAGTTCTCCGCTGTATTTAACGAATCCATTTAATGACTTCAAATGTAGTCATCCGACAAATCTAAGCATCCCAGTTCATTCCTTCCAAGAGACCAGACAAGTAGGAAATACAACCACGTATGCAGATAATGCCATGAATTTAGGTAATAAAGATCACTTCCTGTTGGAGACACACTAGATGTCTGCAGAGGACTTCACTAGGCATACATAAGAGGCCTCCATAGATAAAATTAATGAGCTAGCTGGAAAGTACATTAGCCAAAGAGTGGCCAGCTGAAGTATAGCATGTATATAGGAAAGCATTAGGAAACAGACATGTGAAAACAGATTGGGAGTTTGAAAAATTTTGAGCAAGTGTGACATGACCAGAGCAAGACGTGGCTTAGAAAGGAAAATTTTGCAGGCCAAGGGGAATCATAGTCTAAAGTAAAAGGCCTTTTTCCCAAGGTGATGTAATAATGTAAAGGAATATACTCATGTGAAAATTAACATGCATCTACCTTAACATAAAACTACCCTTTCCCTAGCTCAAAAACTCAAGCTGTGTGTTTATTCAGCCCTACTGTGTACTAAGCATACAAATAACATAAACTCATCTTTTCCCATTACAAacctatttcaaaaataattttcataggCAAAGCTGTACCAAAGTAGACTATGCACTAACAGAAAAGAATCTAATAAACAAAACAACTACTTGATATGTAATCCACTGATTTATATGTAATTCtatatttctaagagttttataatagTATGATTTGTGTGTTCCATGCTTtcactataattttaaaaatggaattattatCTTCAGTTACTCCAATGTGTTCATAGCTAGCCATGGACACTCAGCTTTAGGGGTGAGAAATTTTCCAGCATTAAGCTCACTTTCGCAAACATGGTTCCCTCCACGTCTACATCACCACACAGAACTCGTGACAGAATCTGTACGTCTCCCATTCTGTGTGCATGCCTGAGACATTCAAAAAGTCCAGAACATAAACACTTATTTACTAAGAGGAAGAACCTTTCTTCCCCATGGCCTAAAGTGAGTCAAGTTGAGTAACTAGCACCTCGTATCAGACAGGGTCGATTATAACTATGACCACAGGAATGAAATCTATAAATACGTAACAGCCAAATGCATAAACACCATTAAAGGCTTTAGATTTGGATGCTTGAAGCCTGCCATCCTTCAGCATCTAAAAGATTTCTAAAAGCAGCTGACAAGTTTAGCTCATTTTACTACCTTATCTGACTTTTAACCTACCCTGGGTTCAACATCCCAATTTCACGTCATTTCCTTTTAAGCTAAGTACAGCTTATTTGACTCTATCTGTACTTATGAACATGCCCACATTCAACTTTTAACTGTTAACCTGAAATAAAACCATATAATGTACCCACCAAAAACAAGTAGTAAACCTGGTTCTATAATTAACCAATACTAgcatttttagttaaattttttaCCATGTCTGGAGTTACGTTGTTCTTTATGTACTGAGAGAACTGTTTCTTGTAGGCATCCTCATCTTCTTCCATCAGGTAACGCATATAATCTGCAACGTTCTGTCCCATGATGTGCTTCCGATGTACTTCTGCATTGAATTCCTTGCTCTCTGAATCATAACCAGGGAATCGTTTGGTactaaaataaagtttttcatattttagtaTCTAATGGTTGAAATCAGTTCACTAGCAGGAATTCATTTCAGTAGCTGCCATCAGTCCCGTCTTGAAACAATTAATTGATCATATGCAACCAAAGGACCAACTACTGACTGCTCAGTGAGTGGGATATCATCATTCAGCAGCTAATCTCTGAATTCCAGGATAGAAAATCATGCCACAAGCACCTTTAAAAACCATTAAATGAACCAAGGCTTTCCACCACTATGAAGTTAGTTCTCCTCATTATCATAGGAAAGGGTTTAAAAATGCTCCTCAAAAATCCTAGAATTTCTCAGTGGGCCTTCAGGATACATGGGAATGAGTACATATCTAATAGGTGCCTTGCAAGAGAACCGtaagtcctcaaaaaaaaaaaaaccctcccccaccccacactaTAAAAAGTAAGTTCCAGTTAGGTTACATTTTATAGGCTTaccaaaaaaatacatatatatacacatatacagaaaaaaatttttggttGTTAAATCACCAACCACTAAAATATCCCTAAGGTAATAAGTCACTTTAAAATGTATCtattcaacaataacaaaaattaactcaaaccaAAAGACAGACAAAACAATCTACTTAGCTCCTAAGAATGGCCTACAACCTTATTTCCAGTTGAAAGTTTAGAAATCTGTCATAAGcctttttctcaaactcttttttttcctagagtCCACATTTTTCCATATTCAGTGAAGCAATTTTCattctgaatgaaaaaaagaaaacgcattcggagtggggtgggggggagtgcTCATTTCTAACCATAACTAAGCTACACACAAAAGGTAGTGAGTTTCAACCCCAGCTCTTCCACTCATTGGCTGCAAAGCCTTGGACAAATCCTTTACCTCTGAACCCCAGTCTCCACTGATAAAATACATTACAGTTCATTCCTGCCCAGCCAAGTTCATTTTGCACAGTACCTAGCATATAGCAGGCACACAACAATAGCACTATTACTTCAATAGTTTCCAAAGTCCGACCAGTTAGAAACAGTGAAGTTATCAGAGTCCAGGCAATGAGGCCCTCAATACTATATTACCTGTGAGGGATAGACAAGCCTCCATCCACAGCTCCTTTCAGGGCCCCAAAAACCTTATTTCCGGTAGTCGTTCTGGCAAGCCCTGCATCCAAGTAGCAGGTGAAGGCACCAGGTTGACCATCGATGCTTTCCACATTGTATTCATCTCCGGTCACCTCCACTTGGCCTTCATAGATCTTGTCCATGCCAAACCTATTGAGAAGCTATTAACAAAGAAGCCAGTCTAAATACCTGTCTGAATATATTTAAACAACTCTAGTACCTCAAGCCACAGCTTTAATGCCTCTGACAAAAAATTTCCTTCCAATTCAATTATCCCTTTATCCCAATCTACTTTTAAACATCGATTTTTAAATGCTACAAAAAGAAATTTCATTCAATTTCACCCTCAATTATTAACTTTAACAGCTTCCGAATCTGCTACATGTCCATACTTGATTTATGTAGCAATCAATTAAGATGTACAATACTAGAATTTGACTCATATTACTCAAGGGAGGTGATCTCCAGTCCTTCAGTCATACAATTATGCATTACTTAaagacagggatacattctgaaaaacGTGCAGTTAGGTTATTTCATCATCGTGTGAACATAATAGTGTACTTACACGAACCCACATGGTTTaacctactacacatctaggcaatacagtactaatcttatggcaccaccatcgtatatgcggtctgtcattgaccaaaacatcattatgccgCAAATGACTAGATTTGACTATAAAAATTCACCAACCAAATATTAAATGTTATCACacatagttttatttaatttgattaaAATCGTAGGAATAGGATCTTGGGCTGAAAAGAACATCTTTTATGGTTCTACTCTTCAACCACATTATGTTAATACGGGCCACTCCCGTTAGTACACATCTAGCTATGGTTCCGCAAGTAGTGCCTGCACCAAGTTGCTTTCGTACATGAGAATGTTTCCCGCCCCACTCAAACATGGCAGTGAAAATGTGGGTCCCCAACAATGACGCACACTTAACAATTCCATTGCAAAACAAAGTCAGtaattgagaaaacaaaaataaggcaaaaatcacattttcatttcctttctgcaCATTACAGGAAATGCTGCCACCCACAGGCAAagatgattaaaacaaaaaatgaatccCCCACCGACACCTGAGCTCCAAAAAGTTTAAGACATTGCTTCTCAAAATCTTACGTGCATATAAATCACTTGGACATCTTATTAAAATACAGTTTCTGAGGGTCTGGAGTAGAGTCTGTGTTTTTAATGTATGTTGATGGTCAGAAGATCTATACTTCTCACTACGTCTGTCCAACAAGGTAGCTACCAACTAGCCACAAGTGGCTATTCAAATTTAAGTTACAAATTCAGTTTGTCAGTAGCACTAGACACATTTAAAGTGCCCAaaggccacatgtggctagtggctactatatcAGACAACACAGATTACAGATCTCCATCACGACAGAAAATTCTATCGACCTAGAGATACCAAAGAAACAGGGCAGAAAACAGGAAAACTGCTTCACCAGATTATTAGAACCAGCACTGCCACCTCAATCAAACTTTGTATTTATAAAATCATCTTCTCTAATGATGCCCTTACAAGCCACAGGGCACCAGCAGGCAATCCCCGACCCCACAGCTGAGGGTTATCTTATCCATGTGTAAACATGTGTCTCGCAGGCAAGTCCAAACAATGAGCTATTAATTAAAGTAATCTTGTACATACCCTGCGGGCCAG
Proteins encoded:
- the RPL5 gene encoding large ribosomal subunit protein uL18, producing the protein MIVRVTNRDIICQIAYARIEGDMIVCAAYAHELPKYGVKVGLTNYAAAYCTGLLLARRLLNRFGMDKIYEGQVEVTGDEYNVESIDGQPGAFTCYLDAGLARTTTGNKVFGALKGAVDGGLSIPHSTKRFPGYDSESKEFNAEVHRKHIMGQNVADYMRYLMEEDEDAYKKQFSQYIKNNVTPDMMEEMYKKAHSAIRENPVYEKKPKKEVKKKRWNRPKMSLAQKKDRVAQKKASFLRAQERAAES
- the RPL5 gene encoding large ribosomal subunit protein uL18 isoform X1 is translated as MGFVKVVKNKAYFKRYQVKFRRRREGKTDYYARKRLVIQDKNKYNTPKYRMIVRVTNRDIICQIAYARIEGDMIVCAAYAHELPKYGVKVGLTNYAAAYCTGLLLARRLLNRFGMDKIYEGQVEVTGDEYNVESIDGQPGAFTCYLDAGLARTTTGNKVFGALKGAVDGGLSIPHSTKRFPGYDSESKEFNAEVHRKHIMGQNVADYMRYLMEEDEDAYKKQFSQYIKNNVTPDMMEEMYKKAHSAIRENPVYEKKPKKEVKKKRWNRPKMSLAQKKDRVAQKKASFLRAQERAAES
- the RPL5 gene encoding large ribosomal subunit protein uL18 isoform X2, with translation MGFVKVVKNKAYFKRYQVKFRRRREGKTDYYARKRLVIQDKNKYNTPKYRMIVRVTNRDIICQIAYARIEGDMIVCAAYAHELPKYGVKVGLTNYAAAYCTGLLLARRLLNRFGMDKIYEGQVEVTGDEYNVESIDGQPGAFTCYLDAGLARTTTGNKVFGALKGAVDGGLSIPHSTKRFPGYDSESKEFNAEVHRKHIMGQNVADYMRYLMEEDEDAYKKQFSQYIKNNVTPDMEEMYKKAHSAIRENPVYEKKPKKEVKKKRWNRPKMSLAQKKDRVAQKKASFLRAQERAAES